ACCAATATTTCCCCCATAATTCTTCAGCATTACTAGCCAACCAATCTGAATCTTTATTAAACATTTGTAAAGGATTTGTTTTTGATTTCTTCTGAGTTTGAATAGCTAGAAATAACGAATCTATTAGACTAGAATTAATTTTAGTAGTTATATTCTCATTATTTACAAGTGAGCGAAGTTCATAATTTCTATTTATTTCACATTTGTTATGTTTACTACTAAAATAAACACTATTAGGTTTATAGAAATCATCAGTAATGGTAATTTTCTTCCAATTATCCTTCCAGTATTCATTTTTCTGAGCATATAATCCTAAAATAAATACGATAAAGTAAAATGTAATAAGGTTCTTTTTCTGCATAAGTAAAACTACTAATTCTAAGTTTCAATATATATTAAAACAGTATTAATCTTGTCATAATCCATTTTAGAAAACATAGAGTGTTATTACTCTTTTATACTTTCAATAATTTGCTGTAAAGCTTTTTTTGCTTGTGGTAAAACTGGTAGTAACGGATAAATATGTGGCATTTTAGCTCCATCTATAAGTTTTACATCTACCTCTTCTTCTTGCATTTTCTTAACTCCTATTTTTGCATCTGGATACATAATATCATATGCTCCAATATAAATCTCAGTTTTAGGAAACCCTTTAAACGTTCCATATAAAGGAGAAATGGTTTTATCTTTTAAATCTAAGCCATTTGCACACATTTCTTTTGCAGAAAGTATTCCCGATACGTTTAACATTGGATCTTTTTCAGCTATGCTTTCTATTTCAGTGTTTGACATACTCGCATCAAAAACCGGAGTAATTAAAATTAATTGTTTAGGAATTTCTTTTTTCTTTTCTAAGAGCCTTTGCGTTAAAGTCATAATTAAATTCCCTCCAACAGAATCTCCTATCAAAGTAATATTTTCAGATAAGGCCAAAGTTTGAGTTGCAAACTCGTAAACCCAATCTATATTTTGACAAATTTGATGAATGTTATATTCTGGAGCTTTAGGATAATCTATCAACCACAATTCTTTGCTTGTATCTTTTACTATTTTCTCAATAGCATTCCAGTGATGTTCAGCTGGACCAGAAATAAAAGCCCCTCCATGTATAAAAATTATTAAATCCTTACTAGTGGTATCTGCCTTTTTTATTTTATAAATTTTAGTATCATCTAAATCTAAACTTTCTACTGAAAACTTTTTTAAAAAACGCTTAGGTGGTAATTTTCTATCTGACTTTCTTAATTTTTCATAATCAACAGGAGTTTTTGAAAATATCTTTTTGATTCCCATTAATCGAATAATAAAAAAAGTAAGATTTCTTAACATTTATTGATTTTTCTATTTGCTTTTAATTGATAATCTTGTTGATTTTTTCCCACAGATCATTAAAATAATTTATAGATAATTGACCTTGATTAGGTTCATCACCAAATCTAACTACTACAATATCCTCGCTTGGTACTACTGCTATAGTTTGACCATTTTT
This genomic stretch from Tenacibaculum jejuense harbors:
- a CDS encoding alpha/beta hydrolase fold domain-containing protein, with translation MLRNLTFFIIRLMGIKKIFSKTPVDYEKLRKSDRKLPPKRFLKKFSVESLDLDDTKIYKIKKADTTSKDLIIFIHGGAFISGPAEHHWNAIEKIVKDTSKELWLIDYPKAPEYNIHQICQNIDWVYEFATQTLALSENITLIGDSVGGNLIMTLTQRLLEKKKEIPKQLILITPVFDASMSNTEIESIAEKDPMLNVSGILSAKEMCANGLDLKDKTISPLYGTFKGFPKTEIYIGAYDIMYPDAKIGVKKMQEEEVDVKLIDGAKMPHIYPLLPVLPQAKKALQQIIESIKE